The following DNA comes from Chryseobacterium gallinarum.
GATTCATTTTATCAATCAGTAGATCAAAGAAAGGCTTGCTGTAATATCCGTAAAGTTCAGCCTTTAAAACAGGCACTTAAAGGATACAAAGTATGGATCACCGGTTTAAGATCTGAACATTCCGTAGGAAGGAAACAAATGCCTCAGCTGGAATGGGATGCGGATCATCAGATCATCAAATTCCATCCGCTTTTGAACTGGACAACAAAACAGGTAGAAGACTATGTTCAGTCTCATCATCTGCCTTACAACTATCTGCATAAAAAAGGATTTGTAAGTATTGGCTGTGCGCCCTGCACAAGAGCTATAAAAGAAGGAGAAGACTTTAGAGCCGGCCGCTGGTGGTGGGAAGATGCTGATAAAAAAGAATGCGGTTTACATATTCATCAATAAAAATATACTATGTCACTATATCATTTCAATTATTTAGACCAATTAGAATCTGAATCTATTTACATTTTAAGAGAAACTGCAGGGCAGTTTGAGCGTCCTGCACTCTTATTCAGTGGAGGAAAAGACAGTATTGTGCTGGCTCACCTGGCTTCAAAAGCATTTCCTTACGGAAAAATACCTTTCACTTTTGTTCATGTAGATACAGGACATAATTTCCCTGAAGTATTACATTTCAGAGATCAGCTTGTGGCACAAAAAGGAGTAGATCTGGTTGTCCGTAAAGTGGAAGACACAATAAAAGAAAGAAAGCTTACCGAACCTAAAGGTCGTTTTCCAAGCCGTAACTGGTTGCAGACGTTTACTTTACTTGATACTATTGAAGAATTTGAATTTGATGCCTGTATCGGTGGAGCACGTAGAGATGAAGAAAAAGCCAGAGCTAAAGAAAGGATTTTTTCAGTGAGGGACGAATTTGGACAATGGGACCCTAAACTTCAACGCCCTGAGCTATGGAATATTTTCAACGGAAGAATCCATAAAGGTGAAAACGTAAGAGTTTTTCCGATCAGCAACTGGACGGAGCTGGATGTCTGGAATTACATCCGGAGAGAAAATATAGACCTTCCGTCTATTTATTTTTCGCATGAAAGAGAAGTAGTAGACCTTAACGGACAATGGATCGCCAACTCCGAATTTGCTTCTCTGGAAGAAAATGATATTGTAATTACAAAAAAAATACGCTACCGAACCGTAGGAGACATGACTTGTACAGCCGCGGTAGAATCTGAAGCCGCTACAGTAGACAGCGTCATTGAAGAAATACTGGCTACCAGAATTTCCGAAAGAGGAGAGACCAGAATTGACGACAGGGTTACCGAAGCAGCAATGGAAGACCGTAAAAAAGGAGGCTATTTTTAATAACTAATGAACATTCAATATGAGTCATTACTTATAACTAATCATTTATAATCAAAGAACGTGGACATATTAAGATTTATAACAGCAGGAAGTGTGGATGACGGTAAAAGTACCCTCATCGGAAGACTGCTTTACGATAGCAAAAGTATCTTGCAGGATCAGCTGGAAGTACTTGAAAAACACTCTAAAAACAAAAATGAGGACGGA
Coding sequences within:
- a CDS encoding phosphoadenylyl-sulfate reductase, which gives rise to MENHLKIEFKKLLELASEEEIKVDFLKKLSELFPGEVIFSTSFSYEDQVVTHLIKDLDIDIFTLDTGRLFEQTYETWTASRAFFKKNIKAYYPDPEALQIFVSENGPDSFYQSVDQRKACCNIRKVQPLKQALKGYKVWITGLRSEHSVGRKQMPQLEWDADHQIIKFHPLLNWTTKQVEDYVQSHHLPYNYLHKKGFVSIGCAPCTRAIKEGEDFRAGRWWWEDADKKECGLHIHQ
- the cysD gene encoding sulfate adenylyltransferase subunit CysD; its protein translation is MSLYHFNYLDQLESESIYILRETAGQFERPALLFSGGKDSIVLAHLASKAFPYGKIPFTFVHVDTGHNFPEVLHFRDQLVAQKGVDLVVRKVEDTIKERKLTEPKGRFPSRNWLQTFTLLDTIEEFEFDACIGGARRDEEKARAKERIFSVRDEFGQWDPKLQRPELWNIFNGRIHKGENVRVFPISNWTELDVWNYIRRENIDLPSIYFSHEREVVDLNGQWIANSEFASLEENDIVITKKIRYRTVGDMTCTAAVESEAATVDSVIEEILATRISERGETRIDDRVTEAAMEDRKKGGYF